One Pseudoalteromonas sp. UG3-2 DNA window includes the following coding sequences:
- a CDS encoding DUF3472 domain-containing protein: MKRILITPLLLCTSLWVCAQEYFISSYGNAWVDEDISATKQYITASGIREWQDKQLTFNHYFYANSTGRYTLKLHLQRPISPSTLLISHNHSQTSVEIKRNSPEVITVGEFEVAQLGYQTIAVQGKALANGRHNQFPAIKGISVSGAALASAPHYVKEDVYWGRRGPSVHLNYQLPDKKDYNWFYNEVTVPTGYDPEGSYFMANGFGEGYFGIQVNSATERRVLFSVWSPYQTDDPSTIPEHLKIKLLDKGPEVYVGEFGNEGSGGQSYLRYQWQTDTTYRFLVNIEPSAEHPGHTDYRGYFYTPETGQWRLIAAFSRPETTTYVARPHSFLENFLPQAGQLQRKAFYHRQFLRDTQGNWVELNQAKFTYDATAKKQSRLDYQGGTTQSRFYLRNTGFFTGPTPYLKTFTRPLSNTPPAIPWQSLRSLSTKAAQ, from the coding sequence ACTTATAACGCCATTGTTGCTCTGTACCTCACTGTGGGTCTGCGCCCAAGAGTATTTCATTAGCAGTTATGGTAATGCTTGGGTCGACGAGGACATTAGCGCCACCAAGCAATATATAACGGCCTCAGGGATCCGCGAATGGCAGGATAAGCAACTTACATTTAATCACTACTTTTATGCTAACAGCACCGGTCGCTACACCCTAAAACTCCACTTGCAGCGCCCCATATCACCTAGTACCTTGCTAATCAGCCACAATCATAGTCAAACCAGTGTCGAAATTAAGCGTAATAGCCCCGAAGTTATCACCGTTGGTGAGTTTGAGGTTGCCCAACTCGGGTACCAAACAATCGCCGTGCAGGGTAAAGCCTTAGCCAATGGTCGCCATAATCAGTTTCCCGCCATCAAGGGGATAAGTGTCAGTGGTGCAGCGCTGGCAAGCGCCCCCCATTATGTCAAAGAAGACGTTTACTGGGGCCGCCGTGGCCCGTCTGTGCATCTCAATTATCAGCTACCCGATAAAAAAGACTACAATTGGTTCTACAACGAAGTGACCGTGCCTACCGGCTATGATCCCGAGGGCTCTTACTTTATGGCCAATGGCTTCGGCGAAGGCTATTTTGGTATTCAGGTTAACTCAGCCACCGAACGACGCGTGTTATTCTCGGTGTGGAGCCCTTACCAAACTGATGATCCCAGTACCATACCCGAGCACTTAAAAATCAAACTACTTGATAAAGGGCCTGAGGTGTATGTCGGCGAGTTTGGCAATGAGGGTTCTGGGGGACAAAGCTACTTACGTTACCAGTGGCAAACGGATACTACCTATCGCTTTTTAGTCAATATAGAGCCCAGTGCTGAACACCCTGGCCATACTGACTATCGAGGGTACTTTTATACCCCTGAAACAGGTCAGTGGCGACTTATTGCTGCGTTTAGCCGCCCAGAGACCACCACTTATGTTGCCAGGCCCCATAGCTTTTTAGAAAACTTTTTACCTCAAGCGGGTCAATTGCAGCGCAAGGCGTTTTACCACCGCCAGTTTTTGCGTGACACCCAAGGTAATTGGGTTGAACTGAACCAAGCTAAATTTACTTATGATGCCACGGCTAAAAAGCAATCACGCCTCGACTACCAAGGGGGAACAACACAATCGCGTTTCTACCTTAGAAACACCGGTTTTTTCACCGGCCCCACTCCCTACCTTAAGACATTTACGCGCCCCTTAAGCAACACCCCACCGGCGATCCCATGGCAATCTTTACGTAGCCTCTCTACTAAAGCAGCGCAATAG
- a CDS encoding sensor domain-containing diguanylate cyclase gives MNAPRYRYNLLLSLLLLVGFIITSWVSIEHTKQSLYSGIQDDALPLTSHLIDIDIQKRLQAPIIAAKQMAHNTFVKRWLASDTRSESALFDFLESVRQLHNAKTCFMVDDDSLTYYHYNGNKQTLDLRDKQNDWYRVSTQGSQDYNLNVDIDPRDNNQAIVYVNHKIMHQGEVKGIIGVGVLLTDLQILIEQYQQTYARKVYFIDHHGRLLFYDNAIGDNIQSRFPNQAEQILTQPIYKFHQEDEQQTTFVHSSYLSDLGWRLVVEQRLEKAHAFESIFTTKLWVGSLVTLCILGIAQLTFNHYQKRLEKMAKCDKLTEAYNRQAFEPFLQAHLAKARTQALPVTMLMMDIDHFKQVNDQHGHVVGDRVLKCFADVCKQQVGDEGKVCRWGGEEFMVLLPKTNLEQGAKIADKIHQALAQAPCEVKVTVSIGVAQYHIDESQDGFIKRADAALYKAKQGRNQTKLAA, from the coding sequence ATGAACGCACCGCGATATCGTTATAATTTGCTCTTAAGTTTGTTATTACTGGTCGGCTTTATTATTACCAGCTGGGTTAGTATCGAGCATACTAAGCAATCACTATACAGTGGTATTCAAGATGACGCCCTGCCTCTCACCAGTCACCTCATCGATATCGATATTCAAAAACGCCTGCAAGCACCGATCATCGCCGCCAAACAAATGGCGCATAATACCTTTGTCAAACGCTGGCTGGCCTCAGACACACGCAGTGAATCCGCCTTATTCGATTTCCTAGAATCTGTAAGGCAGCTCCATAATGCTAAAACCTGTTTTATGGTCGATGATGACTCGCTTACCTACTATCACTACAACGGCAATAAGCAAACGCTGGATCTACGCGATAAGCAAAACGACTGGTACCGTGTCAGCACTCAAGGAAGCCAAGACTACAACCTGAATGTCGACATAGACCCGCGGGATAATAACCAAGCAATTGTGTATGTGAATCATAAAATAATGCATCAAGGTGAAGTCAAGGGCATTATCGGTGTAGGTGTGTTACTTACTGACTTACAAATACTGATCGAGCAATATCAACAAACCTACGCCAGAAAGGTGTATTTTATTGATCACCATGGTCGCTTACTATTTTATGACAATGCCATTGGTGACAATATCCAAAGCCGTTTCCCCAACCAAGCTGAGCAAATACTAACGCAGCCAATTTATAAATTTCATCAAGAAGATGAGCAGCAAACCACTTTTGTACATAGTAGTTACCTCAGTGATTTGGGTTGGCGTTTAGTGGTAGAACAGCGTTTAGAAAAAGCGCACGCTTTTGAAAGTATTTTCACCACAAAGTTATGGGTCGGTAGTTTAGTAACCTTATGTATTCTCGGTATTGCACAACTGACATTCAATCATTACCAAAAGCGGCTAGAAAAAATGGCTAAGTGCGACAAGCTGACTGAAGCCTATAACCGCCAAGCATTTGAGCCTTTTTTACAAGCACATCTTGCCAAGGCCCGTACCCAAGCACTGCCAGTGACCATGTTAATGATGGATATCGACCATTTCAAACAGGTGAATGATCAACATGGTCATGTGGTTGGCGATAGAGTATTAAAGTGCTTTGCCGATGTCTGCAAACAGCAGGTTGGTGATGAGGGTAAAGTCTGTCGTTGGGGCGGTGAAGAGTTTATGGTGCTACTGCCTAAAACCAACCTTGAGCAAGGAGCCAAGATCGCTGATAAAATACACCAGGCGTTAGCTCAGGCCCCATGCGAGGTCAAAGTCACGGTGAGTATAGGCGTAGCACAATATCATATTGATGAGTCTCAAGATGGCTTTATAAAGCGCGCCGATGCGGCGCTATATAAAGCCAAGCAAGGTAGAAACCAAACCAAGCTCGCGGCTTAA
- the ylqF gene encoding ribosome biogenesis GTPase YlqF, with protein sequence MAIQWFPGHMNKARNEIKEIMPQVDVIIEVLDARIPYSSENPMVGQLRGDKPVIKIMNKADLADPEMTEQWMAYFEQESGVKALALSHNKGNDVQRINALCKKLAPHKVGQDKQLKAMIMGIPNVGKSTLINHLAGRIVAKTGNEPAVTKAQQRIRLEDGIMLYDTPGMLWPKVENENSGYRLAATGAIKDTAINYEEVASYTAEYLLKAYPELLRTRYKVDELPDCDWTFIEMAGRKRGCLRSGNQVDTHKMSEILINELRDAILGRITMETPEMREREEQMVAELRAQAEAKKAAKEEEKRQRRARARKNRR encoded by the coding sequence ATGGCGATACAGTGGTTTCCGGGACACATGAACAAGGCGCGCAATGAGATCAAAGAGATCATGCCGCAAGTGGATGTCATTATTGAGGTATTAGATGCCCGCATACCTTACAGCAGTGAAAACCCCATGGTGGGGCAATTGCGCGGTGACAAGCCGGTGATCAAAATCATGAACAAAGCCGACTTGGCCGACCCTGAGATGACTGAGCAGTGGATGGCGTATTTTGAGCAAGAAAGTGGCGTGAAGGCGCTGGCTTTGAGCCATAATAAGGGCAATGACGTTCAGCGCATTAATGCCTTATGTAAAAAGCTGGCTCCGCATAAGGTGGGTCAAGACAAACAGCTTAAAGCCATGATCATGGGCATCCCAAATGTTGGTAAGTCGACGCTTATCAATCACTTGGCTGGCCGCATTGTCGCAAAAACTGGCAATGAGCCTGCCGTGACAAAAGCGCAGCAACGGATCCGCTTAGAAGATGGCATTATGCTTTACGACACCCCAGGGATGCTTTGGCCGAAAGTAGAAAACGAAAACTCAGGCTATCGCTTAGCAGCAACAGGTGCCATAAAAGACACCGCCATCAACTACGAGGAAGTGGCCAGTTATACCGCAGAGTATTTGTTAAAAGCCTATCCTGAGTTACTGCGAACACGCTATAAGGTTGACGAACTACCGGATTGCGATTGGACCTTTATTGAAATGGCGGGACGAAAGCGTGGCTGTTTGCGCAGTGGTAATCAAGTTGATACTCACAAGATGTCGGAGATTTTGATCAACGAATTGCGCGATGCGATATTGGGGCGAATTACCATGGAAACCCCAGAGATGCGTGAGCGTGAAGAGCAAATGGTTGCCGAGCTCAGAGCGCAAGCTGAGGCGAAAAAGGCGGCGAAAGAGGAAGAGAAGCGTCAGCGCCGGGCGCGAGCGCGTAAAAATCGTCGTTAA
- a CDS encoding methyl-accepting chemotaxis protein, with amino-acid sequence MKIRTKFSVTSAVVILLIISITTLSTYWFVSDSVTTKTHAYVSDNSELLAVSIDNWLAAKASQINVIKSQLEQDFSKERFQQALNTPVFKQEFLLAFGTLVDERGLRSNNPARQNPPDVDFRQRAWYQLGKNRGETVYTSPYLDAATGELLLSVVSPITTNGRLQGVIGGDLSLETIARSVNQINFDNTGYAFLVDKSGNIISHQNSQHNGKKLRQIYPELSLDTIDQLQEVDGEKGTQLFYLHPLDNRFGTEWYLAVLIDKSKAYSTLFDITMNSLIIAIVAVAIGVFSVRALALHLLQPLHDLESAITNMASGGGDLTRRLRIKNEDECGVVARQFNLFLAFLHDLVGRVKERADDVVSSSDAAKDLSTQSSQKLEQQVSLIENLATAMNQMSTTSTEIAGNAQQAASSITSVNDKTSEGQEIFLQAREQINALAEDINASFELSTQLAEYSQNIENILSVINGIAEQTNLLALNAAIEAARAGEQGRGFAVVADEVRTLASKTQESTTEIKTMIDQIQVSSNQVQQSMASSRDKTQLCVSQTEDATTMLEEISEMVKELMDRNIQIATAIEQQSVVIEEINKNTIHINDISVEVGSFSSKQFSASQELADNAHEQETLLSKFTL; translated from the coding sequence ATGAAGATCCGCACCAAGTTCTCGGTCACTTCCGCTGTGGTAATATTGCTTATTATCAGTATTACTACTTTGTCGACTTATTGGTTTGTCAGCGACTCCGTCACCACCAAAACCCATGCCTATGTGAGTGATAATAGCGAGTTGTTGGCTGTTAGTATCGACAACTGGCTTGCGGCAAAGGCAAGCCAAATCAATGTTATAAAGAGTCAGCTAGAGCAGGACTTCAGTAAAGAGAGGTTTCAACAAGCATTAAACACACCGGTGTTTAAGCAAGAGTTCCTATTGGCTTTTGGTACCTTGGTGGATGAGCGCGGGCTGCGCTCTAATAATCCTGCGCGGCAAAATCCGCCGGATGTCGACTTTCGTCAACGAGCTTGGTATCAGTTAGGCAAAAACCGCGGTGAAACAGTTTATACAAGCCCCTACCTCGATGCCGCCACCGGAGAGCTGCTGTTATCTGTGGTATCTCCAATCACTACCAATGGTCGTTTACAAGGCGTGATTGGTGGTGACTTAAGCCTAGAAACCATCGCGCGTAGTGTTAATCAAATCAACTTCGATAACACCGGCTATGCTTTTTTGGTCGACAAGTCTGGCAATATTATTTCCCATCAAAACAGCCAACATAACGGTAAGAAACTACGCCAGATTTATCCTGAGCTGAGCTTAGATACCATTGACCAACTTCAGGAAGTAGACGGTGAAAAAGGGACTCAGTTGTTTTACTTACACCCGCTCGATAACCGTTTTGGCACGGAGTGGTATCTTGCGGTATTAATCGATAAGAGTAAGGCTTACAGCACCTTATTTGATATCACCATGAACTCACTCATTATTGCCATTGTGGCCGTCGCCATTGGTGTATTCAGTGTGCGTGCTTTAGCACTTCACTTACTGCAACCCCTGCACGATTTAGAGTCGGCCATTACTAACATGGCCAGCGGTGGCGGCGATTTAACTCGGCGGCTACGGATAAAAAATGAGGACGAATGCGGGGTCGTTGCTAGGCAGTTTAACCTTTTTCTAGCTTTTCTTCATGACTTAGTAGGCCGTGTTAAAGAGCGAGCCGACGATGTGGTAAGCAGCAGTGACGCCGCAAAAGATCTATCGACGCAGTCATCGCAAAAACTCGAACAACAGGTAAGCTTGATTGAAAACCTGGCAACGGCAATGAACCAAATGAGCACCACCTCTACCGAAATAGCCGGTAATGCCCAGCAAGCAGCCAGCTCAATTACCTCGGTGAATGACAAAACTTCAGAGGGTCAAGAAATCTTTCTGCAAGCGCGAGAGCAGATCAATGCTCTGGCCGAGGATATAAACGCCTCTTTTGAGCTCAGTACGCAATTGGCGGAATACAGCCAAAATATCGAAAATATCCTCTCGGTGATTAATGGCATTGCCGAGCAAACCAACCTCTTGGCACTTAATGCCGCCATTGAAGCTGCCCGAGCCGGCGAACAAGGTCGCGGCTTTGCCGTGGTTGCCGACGAAGTGCGGACTTTGGCATCGAAAACCCAAGAGTCCACCACCGAAATCAAAACCATGATCGACCAAATTCAAGTTTCTTCTAATCAGGTACAACAATCCATGGCCAGCAGTCGCGATAAAACCCAGTTGTGTGTCAGCCAAACGGAAGACGCCACCACCATGCTAGAAGAAATCTCAGAAATGGTGAAAGAGCTAATGGATCGCAATATTCAAATTGCCACCGCCATTGAGCAGCAAAGTGTTGTGATTGAAGAAATCAACAAAAACACCATTCATATCAATGATATTAGCGTGGAAGTAGGGAGCTTTTCCAGCAAGCAATTTAGCGCTTCTCAAGAACTGGCTGATAATGCCCATGAGCAAGAAACACTGCTGTCGAAATTTACTTTGTGA
- a CDS encoding porin, whose product MQLLQTRLTTLLYLAGLCSYSTYTAATPVTMDDIRRLEQQLAELKARFEAQNKPATQAQQSKAAPPAKATQQLPRTSIRTYATVRPTFGLIDENNQSNWDVRDALSHAGLKVDHEFATGWKAELHGEWGIDLANEGNFGKSRRAYTALSTPYGRFGIGKQRPAQYLFIAEYVDIFNHANSPFAYDPESIFFVDNLLTYRYQWGPMTFIAAGQFNGDKGDNQTDLLNTGLSYDNHGLHAAITYQANDVYAEQQYLGKNRLISGALAYQFSSRFYAALSYQDKDYERINALDRQGHTVDLSLAYQLAKHYKLKTGVFQFDDGYSRFDAQNQSFDGYNVTLEWLPTAPLRVHLEYLSKSFDNQVDMDSISIGIRYDYQQQWQFD is encoded by the coding sequence ATGCAACTACTGCAAACACGATTAACCACCTTGCTTTATCTCGCTGGGCTTTGTAGCTACTCCACTTACACAGCCGCCACTCCCGTTACCATGGATGACATTCGCCGCTTAGAACAGCAACTGGCAGAGCTAAAAGCACGCTTTGAGGCGCAAAATAAACCTGCAACACAAGCTCAACAGAGCAAAGCCGCACCACCAGCAAAAGCAACCCAGCAACTGCCGCGCACCAGTATAAGGACCTATGCCACAGTGCGGCCCACATTTGGACTTATCGATGAAAATAACCAGAGCAACTGGGATGTTCGCGATGCCTTGTCGCATGCCGGACTAAAAGTCGACCACGAGTTCGCAACAGGTTGGAAAGCGGAACTACACGGCGAATGGGGGATTGATTTAGCCAATGAGGGTAATTTTGGTAAATCTCGCCGCGCCTATACGGCGTTGTCTACTCCTTATGGCCGTTTTGGCATTGGTAAACAACGTCCAGCGCAATATTTGTTTATTGCTGAGTACGTCGATATTTTTAACCACGCTAACAGTCCCTTTGCGTACGACCCAGAAAGTATCTTTTTTGTCGATAACTTACTCACCTATCGCTATCAGTGGGGGCCCATGACTTTTATTGCCGCGGGCCAGTTCAATGGCGATAAAGGAGACAACCAAACCGACTTACTCAATACGGGATTAAGTTATGATAACCATGGTCTCCATGCGGCCATCACCTATCAAGCCAACGATGTCTATGCTGAGCAGCAATACCTAGGTAAAAACCGTCTTATTTCTGGGGCGCTGGCCTATCAGTTTAGCTCTCGATTTTATGCCGCGCTGTCTTATCAAGACAAAGACTATGAGCGCATCAATGCCCTTGACCGCCAAGGCCATACGGTCGACCTATCGCTTGCTTATCAATTAGCAAAGCACTACAAACTGAAAACTGGGGTGTTTCAGTTTGATGATGGTTACAGTCGTTTTGATGCCCAGAACCAAAGTTTTGATGGTTATAACGTGACTCTGGAGTGGCTACCTACCGCGCCACTGCGAGTGCACCTGGAATACCTTAGTAAGTCGTTTGATAACCAAGTCGACATGGACTCCATCTCCATCGGTATTCGCTATGATTACCAGCAGCAATGGCAGTTTGATTAA
- a CDS encoding PGAP1-like alpha/beta domain-containing protein has product MSDAAWPQQHALSRPIDSIVVLHGLYMSGFVMKPLSARLEKSGYRTLNLSYNTLTPDRDSIFAKIDAFIADTQAALVCHSMGGLVARAYLERGSSASKQVKKVVTLGTPHKGSAIAKHMHDKGLELLLKNSVEFLLTENHDWPFAAQLYSIAGDLPIGLMPLLQKGSKSDGTVLLEETKLNGMAEHKVFHLSHTSMLYSRAVMDYICERLARP; this is encoded by the coding sequence ATGAGCGACGCAGCTTGGCCACAACAGCACGCTTTATCTCGCCCCATCGACAGCATTGTGGTGTTGCATGGCTTGTATATGTCGGGGTTTGTAATGAAACCACTGAGTGCGAGGCTAGAAAAGTCGGGTTACCGCACGCTCAACCTGAGCTACAACACCTTAACGCCCGACCGCGACAGCATTTTTGCCAAAATTGATGCCTTTATTGCCGATACTCAGGCAGCCTTAGTGTGCCATTCAATGGGGGGATTAGTCGCGCGTGCCTACCTCGAGCGCGGCTCTAGTGCCAGCAAACAAGTAAAAAAAGTGGTGACCTTAGGGACACCACATAAGGGCAGCGCCATTGCCAAGCATATGCATGACAAGGGCTTAGAGTTACTATTAAAGAACAGCGTGGAGTTTTTACTCACCGAAAACCATGACTGGCCGTTTGCCGCGCAGCTCTACAGTATCGCAGGTGATCTACCCATAGGGCTGATGCCACTGCTGCAAAAAGGCAGTAAGTCCGACGGCACGGTGTTACTGGAAGAAACCAAGCTCAATGGCATGGCCGAGCATAAGGTGTTTCACCTCAGCCACACCAGCATGCTTTATTCCCGCGCCGTTATGGATTACATCTGTGAGCGTTTAGCTCGGCCTTAA
- a CDS encoding Dps family protein, producing the protein MTNINSIGLDKDKSQALVSSLNTLLSSYQIQYMNARGFHWNIKGREFFELHLKFEEIYTLLLEKVDEIAERILTIEGAPLHAFSDYLETSKIKEAKGISDGIEALETLLDGYTTLITMQREILTQAGEAEDEGTAALMSDYIKEQEKLVWMLKAYLN; encoded by the coding sequence ATGACAAACATAAATTCAATCGGTTTAGACAAAGACAAAAGCCAAGCACTGGTTAGTTCTCTGAATACCTTGCTAAGCAGCTACCAAATTCAGTATATGAATGCCCGCGGGTTTCACTGGAACATTAAAGGCCGTGAGTTTTTCGAACTACACCTAAAATTTGAAGAAATTTACACGCTGTTATTAGAGAAAGTCGATGAGATAGCCGAGCGTATTTTAACCATTGAAGGGGCTCCGCTGCACGCTTTCTCGGACTACTTAGAAACCAGCAAAATTAAAGAAGCCAAAGGCATTAGCGATGGCATTGAAGCCTTAGAGACGTTGTTGGATGGCTACACCACGCTGATCACTATGCAACGTGAAATACTGACGCAAGCAGGTGAAGCTGAAGACGAAGGGACCGCCGCGCTAATGAGCGACTACATCAAGGAACAAGAAAAGCTAGTGTGGATGTTAAAAGCCTACCTAAACTAA
- a CDS encoding S9 family peptidase, with protein sequence MQETTQPQAKKQAKSLIHHNHERIDQYYWMRDDDRKDTEILDHLRAENAYCEAQMAPHQALKTQLFEEMKGRIVKDDSSVPAKDGNYWYVSEVNGDDEYAKHFRATDEALTDKTLLLDVNQLAAGNEFYDIGDITVSPNEQLLAYSEDLDGRRIYTLKFLDLQSNTYLEDTLENTEGQVVWANDNKTVFYVKKDQQTLLGFQVYRHVLGTPQADDVLVYEEHDRQFYMGLGKSRDESAIFIYLAATETSDQLMLDANNPSGEFTSLLPREEGHEYGLEKFGEHVYIVSNKNAKNFKLARASVDTVADPSQWQELVAHREHVLIEGLELFDSHFVVTEREQGQIRFVVHDYQGQSYHLNFDDACYFATIGNNPEPSADFIRIQYSSMTTPNTVYDCDLTTGKKTLKKQQQVLGDFHPEHYHSERLHISVRDGESVPVSLVYRKDKFQQDGSNPLLQYGYGSYGITIDPNFSSQILSLLDRGFVYAIAHIRGSEMLGREWYEQGKKAHKQNTFNDFIDVTKALVEQGYGAKDKVFASGGSAGGLLMGAIANQAPELYLGIGCHVPFLDVLTTMLDESIPLTTNEYDEWGNPNNEADYQTILAYSPYDNIKAQAYPNILVTTGLHDSQVQYWEPMKWVAKLREYKTDDNLLLFKTDMDSGHGGASGRFKSLHERALEMAFFIALLDK encoded by the coding sequence GTGCAGGAAACAACTCAACCGCAAGCAAAGAAGCAGGCAAAAAGCCTTATTCATCATAACCATGAACGTATCGACCAGTATTACTGGATGCGTGACGATGACCGCAAAGACACGGAAATTCTCGACCATTTACGCGCTGAAAATGCCTATTGCGAAGCACAAATGGCGCCCCACCAAGCACTGAAAACTCAGCTGTTTGAGGAAATGAAAGGACGTATCGTCAAAGACGACAGTTCAGTACCAGCAAAAGATGGTAACTATTGGTATGTTAGCGAGGTGAATGGTGATGATGAGTATGCCAAGCATTTTCGCGCTACTGACGAAGCCTTAACTGATAAGACTCTGCTGTTAGATGTCAACCAACTGGCCGCAGGCAACGAGTTTTATGATATTGGTGATATCACCGTCAGCCCCAACGAGCAGCTATTAGCTTACAGCGAGGATCTTGATGGCCGCCGCATTTACACGTTGAAATTTCTTGATTTACAAAGCAATACCTACCTAGAAGACACCCTCGAAAACACCGAAGGTCAGGTGGTGTGGGCAAACGATAATAAAACCGTGTTTTACGTCAAAAAAGATCAGCAAACCTTGCTGGGCTTTCAAGTGTATCGCCATGTGCTCGGCACGCCGCAAGCCGATGATGTGCTGGTGTATGAGGAGCATGACCGCCAGTTTTACATGGGCCTTGGGAAAAGCCGCGATGAGAGCGCTATTTTCATTTACTTGGCGGCGACAGAAACATCGGATCAGCTGATGCTCGATGCCAATAACCCAAGTGGTGAGTTTACCTCATTACTGCCTCGTGAAGAGGGGCATGAATATGGCTTAGAAAAGTTTGGCGAGCATGTCTATATTGTCAGTAATAAAAACGCCAAAAACTTTAAGCTTGCAAGAGCAAGCGTAGACACCGTAGCGGATCCCAGCCAATGGCAAGAACTGGTGGCGCACCGCGAGCATGTTCTAATCGAAGGGTTGGAGTTATTCGATAGCCACTTTGTGGTGACTGAGCGGGAGCAGGGGCAAATTCGCTTTGTGGTGCACGACTACCAGGGTCAAAGTTACCACCTAAACTTTGACGATGCCTGTTACTTTGCCACCATAGGCAATAATCCAGAGCCCAGTGCTGACTTTATCCGTATCCAATACTCGAGCATGACCACCCCCAATACGGTGTATGATTGCGATTTAACCACGGGCAAAAAAACACTGAAAAAGCAGCAACAGGTGCTTGGAGATTTCCACCCTGAGCACTACCATTCTGAGCGCCTTCATATCAGCGTGCGTGACGGTGAAAGCGTGCCTGTGTCTTTGGTGTATCGCAAAGACAAGTTTCAACAAGATGGTAGCAATCCATTGCTGCAATATGGCTATGGTTCGTATGGCATTACCATCGACCCTAATTTTTCCAGCCAGATCTTAAGCTTACTTGACCGTGGTTTTGTCTATGCCATCGCCCACATTCGTGGCTCAGAAATGCTAGGGCGCGAATGGTATGAGCAGGGTAAAAAAGCCCATAAACAAAATACCTTTAATGATTTTATTGATGTCACCAAAGCGCTTGTGGAGCAAGGCTATGGCGCGAAGGATAAGGTCTTTGCTTCAGGTGGCAGTGCCGGTGGTTTGTTAATGGGGGCGATTGCCAATCAAGCACCAGAATTGTATCTAGGCATTGGCTGCCATGTGCCTTTCTTAGATGTCTTAACCACCATGCTGGATGAGTCTATTCCGCTCACCACCAATGAGTACGATGAATGGGGAAACCCCAATAATGAAGCGGATTATCAAACCATCTTAGCCTATTCACCTTATGACAACATTAAAGCGCAGGCGTATCCCAATATTTTAGTCACTACAGGCCTTCACGATTCTCAAGTGCAGTACTGGGAGCCGATGAAGTGGGTGGCAAAATTAAGAGAATATAAAACGGACGATAACTTGCTGCTATTTAAAACCGATATGGATTCGGGTCACGGCGGCGCTTCAGGTCGCTTTAAAAGCCTCCATGAGCGAGCGTTAGAAATGGCGTTCTTTATTGCCTTATTAGATAAGTAA